Proteins encoded in a region of the Marmota flaviventris isolate mMarFla1 chromosome 3, mMarFla1.hap1, whole genome shotgun sequence genome:
- the Slc16a8 gene encoding monocarboxylate transporter 3 gives MGAGGPRPGVGPPDGGWGWVVLVACFVVTGFAYGFPKAVSVFFRALMRDFGAGYSDTAWVSSIMLAMLYGTGPVSSILVTRFGCRPVMLAGGLLASAGMILASFATRLLELYLTAGVLTGLGLALNFQPSLIMLGLYFERRRPLANGLAAAGSPVFLSALSPLGQLLLELFGWRGGFLLFGGLLLHCCACGAVMRPPPGPGPRPRPRADREEDCAGDAPGEAEADAEGTRLRLREAPPGGRARRRLLDVAVCTDRAFIVYVVTKFLMALGLFVPAILLVNYAKDAGVPDTEAAFLLSIVGFVDIVARPACGALAGLARLRPHVPYLFSLALLANGITDLSSARARSYGTLVAFCIAFGLSYGMVGALQFEVLMAAVGAPRFPSALGLVLLVEAVAVLIGPPSAGRLVDALKNYEIIFYLAGSEVALAGVFMAVATYCCLRRSRDTPPGPTTGASDTEDAEAEGEPEPLPPGTQEPRSLESLEVPSPRAGSVGQEREADPGRSRESV, from the exons ATGGGCGCTGGCGGACCCAGGCCAGGTGTGGGCCCCCCAGACGGCGGCTGGGGCTGGGTGGTGCTGGTCGCCTGCTTCGTGGTCACGGGCTTTGCCTATGGCTTTCCCAAGGCCGTGAGCGTCTTCTTCCGCGCGCTCATGCGCGACTTTGGCGCTGGCTACAGCGACACGGCCTGGGTGTCCTCCATCATGCTGGCCATGCTCTACGGAACCG GCCCCGTGTCCAGCATTCTTGTGACTCGCTTTGGCTGTCGCCCGGTGATGCTGGCGGGTGGGCTTCTGGCCTCAGCGGGCATGATCTTGGCTTCCTTCGCCACGCGCCTGCTGGAGCTGTACCTGACGGCCGGGGTGCTCACAG GCCTGGGCCTGGCCCTCAACTTCCAGCCGTCGCTCATCATGCTGGGGCTGTACTTTGAGCGGCGGCGGCCTCTGGCCAACGGGCTGGCGGCGGCGGGCAGCCCCGTGTTCCTGTCTGCATTGTCGCCGCTCGGCCAGCTGCTGCTCGAGCTCTTCGGCTGGCGCGGCGGCTTCCTGCTGTTCGGCGGCCTCCTGCTGCACTGCTGCGCCTGCGGAGCTGTCATGCGGCCCCCGCCCGGGCCCGGGCCCCGGCCCCGGCCACGTGCAGACCGCGAGGAGGACTGCGCGGGGGACGCCCCTGGAGAGGCGGAGGCGGATGCCGAGGGCACGAGGCTGCGGTTGCGCGAGGCGCCCCCTGGCGGCCGGGCCCGCCGGCGCCTGCTGGACGTGGCCGTCTGCACCGATCGTGCCTTCATCGTGTACGTGGTCACCAAGTTCCTGATGGCGCTCGGGCTCTTCGTGCCTGCCATTCTGCTGGTGAACTACGCTAAGGACGCGGGTGTGCCTGACACCGAGGCCGCCTTCCTGCTGTCCATTGTGGGCTTTGTGGACATCGTGGCGCGGCCAGCGTGCGGAGCCCTCGCGGGTCTGGCGCGCCTGAGACCACACGTCCCCTACCTCTTCAGCCTGGCTCTGCTGGCCAACGGGATTACCGATCTGAGCAGTGCGCGCGCGCGCTCCTACGGCACCCTTGTCGCCTTCTGCATTGCCTTCGGCCTCTCCTATGGCATGGTGGGTGCGCTGCAGTTCGAGGTGCTTATGGCAGCTGTGGGTGCGCCCCGCTTCCCCAGCGCGCTGGGCCTGGTGCTGCTCGTGGAGGCCGTGGCTGTGCTCATCGGACCGCCTTCTGCAG gccGCCTGGTGGACGCACTCAAGAACTACGAGATCATCTTCTACCTGGCTGGCTCAGAGGTGGCCCTGGCGGGGGTCTTCATGGCTGTCGCCACCTACTGCTGCCTGCGCCGCTCTCGGGACACCCCACCTGGCCCCACCACTGGGGCCAGTGACACTGAGGACGCTGAGGCGGAGGGGGAACCTGAGCCCCTGCCTCCCGGCACCCAGGAGCCCCGCAGCCTCGAGAGCCTGGAGGTGCCCAGCCCCCGGGCTGGGTCTGTGGGACAGGAGCGGGAGGCAGACCCAGGGCGGAGCCGGGAGTCTGTGTAG